A stretch of the Cyprinus carpio isolate SPL01 chromosome B4, ASM1834038v1, whole genome shotgun sequence genome encodes the following:
- the LOC122137155 gene encoding gastrula zinc finger protein XlCGF57.1-like, with the protein MPFIKEESEDMKSEETFRVKHEDTEEQTKMEFIKEESEDMKSEEFRVKHENTEEQTDLMTMKEESRDLNEMEENGIKHHDFITGEKSFSCLQTEKTSSQKRAQKTGTTSLFICQQCGKSFRKNGNLKVHMRVHTREKPYTCQQCGKSFSRIDILKSHIRIHTGEKPFVCGQCGKRFSHKATFYSHMRIHTGEKPYTCKLCGKTLNQKGILKIHMRIHTGEKPYTCQQCGKSFLRMDNLKSHMRIHTGEKPFLCGQCGKCFSHKATFYSHKRIHTGQKPYTCKLCGKTLNQKGILKIHMRIHTGEKPYTCQQCGKSFPRMDNLKTHMRIHTGEKPFVCGQCGKCFSHKATFYNHMRVHTGEKPFTCDQCGKSFRKNGNLKVHMRIHTGEKPYTCQQCGKSFPRTDRLKSHMRVHTGEKPFTCDQCGKCFPYKESLNKHMKIHLRESCFICHQCGTSFTDRNHLKTHIMTHIGHEPFMCYDCGKTFVKKANLKTHMRAHT; encoded by the exons ATGccatttattaaagaggagagtgaagacatgaagagtgaagaaacattcagagtcaaacatgaagatactgaggaacaaacaaagatggagtttattaaagaggagagtgaagacatgaagagtgaagaattcagagtcaaacatgaaaatactgaggaacaaacag ACCTGATGACAATGAAGGAGGAGAGTCGAGATctgaatgaaatggaagagaaTGGTATTAAACATCACGATTTTATAACTGGAGAAAAATCTTTTAGTTGTTTGCAGACTGAAAAGACTTCCTCTCAAAAAAGAGCTCAGAAGACTGGAACTACAAGCCTTTTcatctgccaacagtgtggaaagagttttagaaaaaatggaaatcttaaagtccacatgagagttcacactagagagaagccttacacctgccaacagtgtggaaagagcttctcACGAATTGATATACTTAAGAGTCAcataagaattcacactggagagaagccatttgtATGTGGTCAATGTGGAAAAcgtttctcacacaaagcaacCTTTTATAGtcatatgagaattcacactggagagaagccttacacctgcaaactgtgtggaaaaacCTTGAATCAAAAAGGAATACTCAAgattcacatgagaattcacactggagagaaaccttacacctgccaacagtgtggaaagagcttcctACGAATGGATAACCTTAAGagtcacatgagaattcacactggagagaagccattttTATGTGGTCAATGTGGAAAATGTTTCTCTCATAAAGCAACCTTTTATAGTCATAAGAGAATTCACACTGGacagaagccttacacctgcaaactgtgtggaaaaacCTTGAATCAAAAAGGAATACTCAAgattcacatgagaattcacactggagagaagccttacacctgccaacagtgtggaaagagcttcccACGAATGGATAATCTTAAgactcacatgagaattcacactggagagaagccatttgtATGTGGTCAATGTGGAAAATGTTTCTCACATAAAGCAACCTTTTATAATCACATGAGagtccacactggagagaaacctttcacatgtgatcagtgtggaaagagttttagaaaaaatggaaaccttaaagtccacatgagaattcacactggagaaaagccttacacctgccaacagtgtggaaagagcttcccACGAACTGATCGTCTTAAGagtcacatgagagttcacactggagagaaacctttcacatgtgatcagtgtggaaaatgTTTCCCATATAAAGAAAGCCTTAATAAGCACATGAAGATCCACTTAAGAGAGAGCTGTTTTATATGCCATCAGTGTGGAACAAGTTTCACAGACAGGAATCACCTTAAGACACACATAATGACTCACATTGGACATGAGCCTTTTATGTGTTATGACTGTGGTAAGACTTTCGTAAAAAAAGCAAACCTCAAGACTCACATGAGAGCTCACACTTAA